A single window of Granulicella mallensis MP5ACTX8 DNA harbors:
- a CDS encoding YidB family protein, whose product MGLLDSLEGMAASAMTNSGSDQAKVAGGLMQALQEHPEGVQAILNGFQNNGMAGHVEQWASGALQTATPEQVQTGLGGTGLIEATAEKAGVSPQMAQTILATVMPMVISHFAPNGQAPEQSQFSGLAGQLLQKFL is encoded by the coding sequence ATGGGATTGCTCGATTCATTAGAAGGTATGGCGGCGTCTGCTATGACCAATAGCGGCAGCGATCAGGCGAAGGTAGCGGGTGGATTGATGCAGGCCCTTCAGGAGCATCCCGAAGGCGTGCAGGCGATTCTCAACGGCTTTCAAAACAATGGCATGGCTGGGCACGTTGAGCAGTGGGCCAGCGGAGCCCTGCAGACGGCGACGCCAGAGCAGGTGCAGACCGGACTTGGCGGTACGGGTTTGATCGAGGCGACTGCGGAGAAGGCAGGCGTTTCACCGCAGATGGCGCAGACCATCCTGGCGACAGTGATGCCGATGGTGATCTCGCACTTCGCTCCGAACGGCCAGGCGCCGGAGCAGAGCCAGTTCAGCGGACTGGCAGGGCAGTTGTTGCAGAAGTTTCTGTAA
- a CDS encoding carboxypeptidase regulatory-like domain-containing protein — protein sequence MSKFVRVLGCMFMLFAFSLMASAQLSTSTLFGTVTDSTGAALPKATVTITQTDTQFVRTVVTNDAGEYRADFLPVGPYKVTVSASGFKTLDREGLTLTVTEEAKLDLSMQAGGTSQTVEVTADIPLLNTGNSVLGRTVDNVEIDNLPLVDRNVYTLLDLTPGVQNNNAAGSGGNGGVINPLGYPEQHVKINGSTDSGVGQVAYYLDGGSNMTGVRNTGNPLPNPDAISQFRVDTNNFSAQFGRNSAGVVSVLTKSGSNDFHGSVFEFYRDRNFNATTHLQSSKTPYNQQRFGFVLGGPVIKNKLFFFGSYAGFRYISDNILTTTVPSAAMDAGNFSENIPTTPVLAGQTNCTVAEQSSTKFWACNPYRSKTGSDPAFYPGNIVPVSDFDPSIAAILKAGLIPTPNPSQASDTIYTRRDFSPFREKTDEELYKGDYQMTLRQRLTMSYFHETGDFVVNPSGNNILGWVVHDYKFAQHDANIAHTWTISNNTVNQLMLNYTRLIGGRVPSPAESLANYGSKFAEQTPSGTICGVPAQAGCSRPQLAPSAWFTAGNAITGPVTGSNVYAIRDVVSSTHGKHTLYYGGEANRENDAQQTTLNNYGAFGFTNHTNTANRSSAAITDFFFGSPNSMEQDVPVYANANYFNYGLFFQDDWRALPSLTINLGIRYDIQTTPTDTQRMTMQFVPGKQSTVAPSLPLGILLPGDPGVPAGGVPTRYDHVSPRVGLAWQPYPGGHTVIHAAAGIFYGSVGGNLFTYPSNGEPFSGRPTFNNVIHISDPYATDPKDFCGGDATCIAGGVGHSPYPFIYDSKNPQFVVKPAALITLDPNFRWPEIYQINFGFQQQLTNSFAFSGSYVASLSRKLPIEWDINYPTFNLNGAGASGASCTDTTLNCSYANTTATVNNRRPFNQKSYAGGSAANPILSSISQIQSSEGANYNGLQITAQQRVTHGFSIQGFYVWSKSLQSEDLDTTGNTGNSSNTETEDPRNKRLDRQRSDFDQRHIVAISFVYKPQYGVSSKVVRQIVNGWTVTSIIQLQSGNPINITTGSDNNADGVSNDRPNLAPGVMRAHVKDNGHSRAAMMQQWVDYSQFCVANAALNGIPACPQNGAGPANSDGTVRQNALDGPGRRAVAASLFRDFSITDRVKFQLRGEAENVFNLTNLPNPTLTLSSGIPPGPGNPTATGSFGRINGSVSGGTFGNRVLQVGGRILF from the coding sequence ATGTCGAAGTTTGTTCGTGTTCTTGGCTGTATGTTCATGCTGTTTGCTTTTTCGCTGATGGCCTCAGCGCAGTTGTCTACGTCTACTCTGTTTGGTACGGTTACGGACTCTACCGGTGCCGCTCTTCCCAAGGCGACGGTCACGATTACCCAGACGGACACCCAGTTTGTCCGCACGGTTGTGACCAACGATGCCGGAGAGTATCGCGCCGACTTCCTTCCGGTCGGACCTTACAAGGTGACTGTTTCGGCGAGCGGATTCAAGACCCTTGATCGCGAGGGGTTGACGCTGACCGTTACTGAAGAGGCAAAGCTGGATCTTTCCATGCAGGCGGGAGGCACCTCGCAGACGGTAGAGGTCACAGCCGACATCCCGTTGCTGAACACGGGTAACTCCGTACTGGGCCGAACAGTCGACAACGTCGAGATCGACAACCTTCCCCTGGTCGACCGCAATGTCTATACGCTGCTGGATTTAACGCCGGGTGTTCAGAACAACAACGCAGCGGGCAGTGGTGGTAATGGCGGCGTGATCAACCCGCTTGGCTATCCTGAGCAGCACGTCAAGATCAACGGTTCAACAGACTCGGGCGTAGGCCAGGTTGCGTATTACCTGGATGGCGGCTCGAACATGACCGGTGTTCGCAACACGGGCAACCCGCTGCCGAACCCGGATGCGATCAGCCAGTTCCGCGTGGACACCAATAACTTCTCTGCGCAATTTGGCCGCAACTCGGCCGGTGTAGTTTCGGTACTGACGAAGTCGGGCTCCAACGACTTCCATGGTTCGGTCTTCGAGTTCTACCGCGATCGCAACTTCAACGCTACAACGCACCTCCAGTCATCGAAGACGCCCTACAATCAGCAGCGTTTCGGCTTCGTGCTGGGTGGTCCGGTGATTAAGAACAAGCTCTTCTTCTTCGGGTCTTACGCGGGGTTCCGCTACATCTCGGATAACATCCTGACGACCACTGTACCCAGTGCGGCGATGGATGCCGGCAACTTCTCGGAGAACATTCCCACGACCCCCGTCCTGGCAGGACAGACGAACTGCACGGTCGCGGAGCAATCTTCGACGAAGTTCTGGGCCTGCAATCCCTATCGCTCCAAGACGGGCTCTGATCCTGCTTTTTACCCTGGCAATATCGTTCCTGTCTCGGATTTCGATCCTTCCATCGCCGCCATCCTCAAGGCTGGGCTTATTCCAACGCCTAACCCCTCACAGGCCTCTGACACCATCTATACCCGCCGCGACTTCAGCCCGTTCCGCGAGAAGACAGACGAGGAGCTCTACAAAGGCGACTATCAGATGACGCTGAGACAGCGCCTGACGATGAGCTACTTCCACGAGACTGGCGACTTTGTCGTGAACCCATCCGGTAACAACATCCTGGGCTGGGTGGTCCACGATTACAAGTTTGCGCAGCATGATGCCAACATCGCCCATACCTGGACGATCAGCAACAACACAGTGAACCAGTTGATGTTGAATTACACTCGCCTCATCGGAGGCCGTGTGCCGTCGCCGGCCGAAAGTCTCGCGAACTACGGATCGAAGTTCGCGGAGCAGACGCCGTCCGGTACGATCTGCGGTGTACCGGCGCAGGCTGGTTGCTCGCGGCCGCAGCTCGCTCCCAGCGCCTGGTTTACAGCGGGCAACGCCATCACAGGACCTGTGACAGGTAGCAACGTGTACGCTATTCGCGATGTTGTCAGCAGCACGCACGGCAAGCACACGCTTTACTACGGTGGTGAGGCCAACCGCGAAAACGACGCCCAGCAGACTACCCTCAACAACTATGGCGCCTTCGGCTTCACGAACCATACCAACACGGCGAACCGTTCTTCGGCTGCCATCACGGACTTCTTCTTCGGCTCCCCGAACTCGATGGAGCAGGACGTTCCGGTGTATGCCAATGCTAACTACTTCAACTATGGCCTGTTCTTCCAGGACGACTGGCGCGCTCTGCCGAGTCTAACGATCAACCTTGGCATCCGGTACGACATCCAGACGACGCCGACCGATACGCAGCGCATGACCATGCAATTCGTCCCAGGCAAGCAGTCCACTGTCGCGCCTTCTCTGCCTCTCGGAATTCTGCTTCCGGGCGATCCGGGAGTACCGGCGGGTGGCGTTCCAACACGATATGATCACGTCTCGCCTCGCGTTGGTTTGGCCTGGCAGCCCTATCCGGGCGGCCACACGGTGATTCACGCTGCGGCCGGTATCTTCTACGGCTCGGTGGGTGGGAATCTCTTCACCTATCCGTCCAACGGCGAGCCATTCTCTGGCCGTCCTACCTTTAACAATGTGATTCATATTAGCGATCCATACGCCACCGATCCCAAGGATTTCTGTGGCGGCGATGCAACCTGTATCGCTGGGGGAGTAGGCCATTCGCCTTATCCCTTTATCTACGACTCCAAGAATCCGCAGTTTGTCGTAAAGCCAGCGGCGCTGATCACACTGGATCCGAACTTCCGCTGGCCGGAGATCTATCAGATCAATTTCGGCTTCCAGCAGCAGCTCACCAACAGCTTTGCCTTCTCGGGCAGTTACGTAGCCTCTCTCTCACGTAAGCTGCCGATTGAATGGGATATCAACTACCCCACCTTCAACTTGAACGGCGCTGGAGCCTCCGGAGCCTCGTGCACCGATACGACCCTGAACTGCTCGTACGCTAACACCACCGCCACCGTCAATAACCGCCGTCCCTTCAACCAGAAGAGCTATGCCGGCGGCTCAGCAGCGAATCCGATCCTCTCCAGCATCTCGCAGATTCAGTCTTCGGAAGGCGCCAACTATAACGGCCTTCAGATTACGGCTCAACAGCGCGTCACGCATGGTTTCTCTATCCAGGGCTTCTATGTCTGGTCGAAGTCGTTGCAGAGTGAAGATCTGGATACCACGGGCAATACCGGCAACAGCTCGAACACTGAAACAGAGGACCCGAGAAACAAGCGCCTCGACCGTCAGCGGTCGGACTTCGATCAGCGTCATATTGTGGCCATCTCGTTTGTGTACAAGCCACAGTACGGTGTCTCCAGCAAAGTGGTTCGCCAGATTGTCAATGGCTGGACGGTCACATCGATCATCCAATTGCAGAGCGGCAATCCCATCAACATCACCACCGGCTCGGACAATAACGCCGATGGCGTGTCGAACGACCGTCCGAATCTGGCACCCGGCGTTATGCGTGCGCATGTCAAAGATAACGGCCATTCGCGCGCGGCCATGATGCAGCAGTGGGTTGATTATTCGCAGTTCTGCGTGGCCAACGCCGCGTTGAATGGGATTCCCGCCTGCCCACAGAACGGTGCTGGCCCAGCCAACTCCGATGGAACCGTTCGCCAGAACGCGTTGGACGGACCTGGACGCCGTGCTGTCGCAGCATCGCTCTTCCGTGATTTTTCGATCACGGATCGCGTGAAGTTCCAGCTACGCGGCGAGGCAGAGAACGTCTTCAATCTCACGAACCTGCCGAACCCGACCCTTACGCTGAGCTCGGGTATTCCTCCGGGTCCCGGCAATCCGACCGCTACGGGATCATTCGGCAGAATCAACGGCTCTGTCAGTGGCGGCACCTTCGGCAATCGTGTCCTTCAGGTAGGTGGTCGCATCTTGTTCTAA
- a CDS encoding RidA family protein, which yields MSQNKTAISTKDAPAAIGPYSQAVRVGDTIYTSGQIPIDPATGDLVSGGITEQTTRVLENLKAVLGEAGIDLTHVIKTTVFLKDMKDFAAMNAIYARYFAPEGVVAPARSTVQVAALPKDALVEIDCIAKE from the coding sequence ATGTCACAGAACAAGACCGCCATCTCGACGAAAGACGCTCCCGCCGCCATCGGCCCATACTCCCAGGCAGTACGCGTGGGCGACACGATCTATACCTCCGGCCAGATTCCCATCGACCCCGCCACGGGCGACCTGGTCTCCGGCGGCATTACCGAGCAGACAACCCGTGTGCTCGAAAACCTGAAGGCCGTACTCGGCGAAGCCGGTATCGACCTCACACACGTCATCAAGACCACTGTCTTTCTCAAGGACATGAAAGACTTCGCCGCAATGAACGCCATCTATGCGCGCTACTTTGCCCCCGAAGGCGTCGTCGCCCCCGCACGTTCGACCGTACAGGTGGCCGCGCTCCCCAAAGATGCGCTCGTAGAAATTGATTGCATCGCGAAAGAATAG
- a CDS encoding VWA domain-containing protein, with protein MRNYSLRTALILPLTFVLSAMAPAMLGQTEQAAPTPESTLHVTSRLVVLDVVVIDSAGHFVPNLDRSQFTVTEDKVPQTIRNFDPPSGHEMPPGSAARLVVNSSADLPKIGNAPVNILVFDEVNTPFHHLAYARQMMEKYLQAQPEVLPVPTLFVAAGSMKIAVLHDYTQSRADLLESIKKHTSDLDFTTVMNSLNGGNGGADNGMVKTLGALTQIAESVRGVPGRKNIIWVGTGYGKAGDLNNMSQSDYDRVLAAIQRVTDRMLAARVTLYTIDPEGTAAADPGNAQQIDPTAMGGATGSYGDNMAFESFATATGGRVIGGRNDLESQIAQVSMEGTEYYTLAYAPTSTSGATRPYRRIRVTMKDPSLRVITREGYFGGDAPVAAVAPNKAKQSTDLKFDLLSAAKTTLVYSGLHVDATPGKNGYTLLVNANDLHFAEQPDGSRLAEVTVIEVCYAAKGKELAQHAAELKERLEASDQIGIGPSSRVGFSFPFLTPMGTASIRFVMRDAATGTLGSANVKP; from the coding sequence ATGCGTAACTACTCTCTTCGCACCGCTTTGATTCTCCCTCTGACGTTTGTCCTGTCTGCTATGGCTCCGGCGATGCTGGGCCAGACTGAGCAAGCGGCTCCGACCCCAGAATCTACGCTGCACGTCACCTCGCGGCTGGTGGTGTTGGACGTGGTGGTGATCGATTCGGCCGGACACTTTGTTCCGAATCTCGACCGCTCGCAGTTCACGGTGACCGAGGATAAGGTGCCGCAGACGATCCGTAACTTCGATCCGCCGTCGGGGCATGAGATGCCTCCGGGATCGGCGGCGAGGCTGGTCGTGAACAGCAGTGCCGACCTGCCGAAGATCGGCAATGCCCCGGTAAACATCCTGGTGTTCGACGAGGTGAACACGCCCTTTCATCATCTCGCTTACGCGCGCCAGATGATGGAGAAGTATCTCCAGGCGCAGCCGGAGGTGCTGCCCGTGCCGACTCTGTTTGTGGCGGCTGGTTCGATGAAGATTGCTGTGCTGCACGACTACACGCAGAGCCGCGCCGACCTGCTCGAAAGCATCAAGAAACATACGAGCGACCTGGATTTTACGACCGTGATGAACAGCCTGAATGGTGGCAACGGCGGAGCGGACAACGGCATGGTAAAGACCCTTGGTGCGCTGACGCAGATTGCGGAGAGCGTGCGCGGGGTGCCAGGCAGAAAGAACATCATCTGGGTAGGCACGGGCTATGGCAAGGCCGGCGACCTGAACAATATGAGCCAGTCGGATTACGACAGGGTGCTGGCTGCTATTCAGCGCGTGACCGATCGTATGCTGGCAGCGCGCGTGACGCTATACACGATCGACCCGGAGGGTACGGCGGCGGCCGATCCGGGGAATGCGCAACAGATCGATCCCACGGCGATGGGCGGAGCGACTGGATCGTATGGCGACAATATGGCCTTCGAGAGCTTTGCTACCGCGACCGGCGGTCGTGTGATCGGCGGACGAAACGATCTGGAGTCGCAGATCGCGCAGGTCTCGATGGAAGGCACGGAGTACTACACGCTGGCCTATGCGCCGACGAGCACGAGCGGTGCGACCCGACCTTATCGCAGGATTCGTGTGACGATGAAGGACCCTTCGCTGCGGGTGATTACGCGGGAGGGCTACTTCGGCGGCGATGCGCCGGTGGCAGCGGTTGCGCCGAACAAGGCGAAACAGTCCACCGATTTGAAGTTTGATCTGCTGAGTGCGGCAAAAACTACTCTGGTTTACAGCGGTCTGCATGTCGACGCTACGCCGGGCAAGAATGGCTACACGCTGCTAGTGAATGCCAACGATCTGCACTTTGCGGAACAGCCGGATGGCTCCCGGTTAGCCGAGGTAACAGTGATCGAGGTCTGCTATGCCGCCAAGGGCAAGGAGCTGGCCCAGCATGCCGCGGAGTTGAAGGAGCGGCTGGAGGCCAGCGACCAGATCGGCATCGGCCCTTCCTCGCGCGTGGGGTTCTCCTTCCCATTCCTGACTCCGATGGGTACGGCGAGTATTCGATTTGTCATGCGCGATGCGGCGACAGGGACTCTGGGCTCAGCGAACGTGAAGCCGTAA
- a CDS encoding DUF7544 domain-containing protein: MRPLSAVDAIAPAWNHTRRLLIAPRSWRLLLKISAVAFFANVGGGSFSSPYPGRDHLPGLSPAISASLFAVLLVIGGIASLIALALFYLGSRLQFVLFEIVLRRDTTVAPIWRRYGRATWYWMGLKLAFFAIALLCIAPLLIPIILHLIHAFGSGASMEPQNFAGFFLAIFGFGLAIFAVLIVIGAGYTLLHDFGLPFMALEGTSLTETVRRVVSLVRAEPGQMFLYLVMRVLLAFAGALIFEMALFFGLLIALIPLGGLGVVLWAVLHHAGTGGHVLMIAGWVVLGIILFVLLVGAVIMALGYLHTFLQAYALYFLGGRYPLVGQYLEPLLPPPMYAYPGVPPGDYSGHYPPAQPAEAPPSPAQEPDSNPEPDSNT; the protein is encoded by the coding sequence ATGCGGCCACTCTCCGCCGTCGACGCTATCGCTCCTGCCTGGAACCACACACGCCGTCTGCTGATCGCGCCACGCAGCTGGCGTCTGCTGCTCAAGATCAGTGCGGTCGCCTTCTTCGCCAATGTGGGAGGCGGCAGTTTTTCAAGTCCCTACCCAGGACGAGACCATCTACCCGGCCTGTCACCAGCGATCTCCGCCTCTCTCTTCGCCGTGCTTCTTGTCATCGGCGGCATCGCTTCCTTGATTGCACTTGCCCTTTTCTATCTGGGCTCTCGACTGCAGTTTGTACTCTTTGAGATCGTGCTGCGCCGCGACACCACAGTCGCACCGATCTGGCGGCGCTATGGCCGTGCCACCTGGTACTGGATGGGGTTGAAGCTGGCCTTCTTCGCCATCGCACTGCTGTGTATCGCGCCGCTCCTCATCCCAATAATTCTCCACCTCATCCATGCCTTTGGGTCTGGAGCCAGCATGGAGCCGCAGAACTTCGCCGGCTTCTTTCTCGCGATTTTTGGATTCGGCCTCGCAATCTTTGCGGTCCTGATTGTCATAGGCGCAGGCTATACACTGCTGCACGACTTTGGATTGCCCTTCATGGCTTTGGAGGGCACCTCTCTCACAGAGACCGTACGCCGCGTCGTCAGCCTCGTCCGCGCCGAACCCGGCCAGATGTTTCTCTACCTTGTCATGCGCGTTTTATTGGCGTTTGCAGGAGCCTTAATCTTTGAAATGGCCCTGTTCTTCGGATTGCTGATCGCGCTCATCCCACTGGGTGGTCTCGGGGTTGTTCTGTGGGCTGTGTTGCATCATGCAGGGACCGGCGGCCACGTCCTGATGATCGCCGGCTGGGTAGTCCTGGGCATCATCCTCTTTGTCCTGCTGGTAGGGGCCGTCATCATGGCACTCGGCTATCTCCACACCTTCCTGCAGGCCTATGCACTGTACTTCCTTGGGGGCCGCTATCCGCTGGTCGGCCAATACCTCGAACCACTGTTGCCACCGCCGATGTATGCGTATCCCGGCGTTCCACCTGGAGATTATTCAGGGCATTACCCACCCGCTCAACCCGCTGAAGCTCCGCCGTCGCCCGCACAGGAGCCGGACTCGAACCCCGAACCCGATTCAAATACCTGA
- a CDS encoding RrF2 family transcriptional regulator, producing the protein MLRLTKKADYGLMALKYLAEQSTNGAQSAKDIAEAYHIPPQLLAKILQTLAKSGLLVSHAGTNGGYALARSAHDISAFEVIRAIDGPLFITSCITIHGTCDLHGTCTIKEPLRKVNDSIKELLSGIRVSDLIEPIEDSPAAALAGGLVSIAL; encoded by the coding sequence ATGCTGCGACTGACCAAAAAAGCGGACTATGGACTGATGGCGCTCAAGTACCTTGCCGAGCAGTCCACCAATGGTGCGCAATCCGCCAAGGATATCGCGGAGGCTTATCACATCCCTCCGCAGCTTCTGGCCAAGATCCTGCAGACGCTGGCCAAGTCCGGCCTGCTGGTTTCGCATGCCGGAACTAACGGTGGTTACGCGCTTGCCCGCTCGGCCCACGACATCTCGGCCTTCGAGGTGATTCGCGCCATCGACGGCCCGCTTTTTATCACTAGCTGCATTACTATCCACGGAACCTGCGACCTGCACGGTACCTGCACCATCAAAGAACCGTTGCGTAAGGTTAACGACAGCATCAAGGAACTGCTCAGCGGCATCCGCGTCTCGGATCTGATTGAACCGATCGAGGACTCTCCTGCTGCGGCCCTGGCTGGCGGTCTAGTGAGCATCGCGCTCTAG
- the trmFO gene encoding methylenetetrahydrofolate--tRNA-(uracil(54)-C(5))-methyltransferase (FADH(2)-oxidizing) TrmFO, producing the protein MKKIHIIGGGLAGPEAALQAANAGCDVTLSEMRPVRSTEAHQTSDFAELVCSNSLKSESENTAPWLLKQEMRRAGSFLLQAADASAVPAGHALAVDRTEFSRRVAELIEQHPRITVRREEITHLDENNADTITILASGPLTSSPLAAELQRLTGAEHLAFYDSISPIVDASTIDMDKVYFAARWDKGTADYINCPFTKEEYEAFMDALATAEKIEQKAWEQLPTDGSVTAAPEKLQYFEGCLPIEETARRGRDTLRFGPMKPAGLTNPKTGRWPYAAVQLRQENLRADSYNLVGFQNSLKYGEQARVLRMIPGLEHATFLRYGQIHRNTYLHAPSLLTETLQLKAHPGILIAGQLSGIEGYTESIASGLLAGRYAAALARGEQPEPAPRLTANGSLSYYITHAEHKKFQPANITFDLLPPLEEELRKKIRDKKERHRIQCERALEAWDTWLAK; encoded by the coding sequence ATGAAGAAGATCCACATCATCGGCGGCGGCCTTGCCGGCCCCGAAGCCGCACTCCAGGCAGCCAACGCAGGCTGCGACGTCACCCTCTCCGAGATGCGCCCCGTGCGCTCCACCGAAGCCCATCAGACCTCCGATTTCGCGGAGCTCGTCTGCTCCAACTCCCTCAAGTCCGAGAGCGAAAACACCGCGCCCTGGCTGCTCAAACAGGAGATGCGCCGCGCAGGCTCGTTCCTGCTGCAGGCCGCCGATGCCAGCGCCGTGCCCGCAGGCCACGCGCTCGCCGTCGATCGCACCGAGTTCTCGCGCCGCGTGGCGGAGCTGATCGAACAGCACCCGCGCATCACCGTCCGCCGCGAAGAGATTACGCACCTCGACGAAAACAACGCCGACACGATCACGATCCTCGCCAGCGGCCCCCTCACCAGTTCACCCCTCGCCGCAGAGCTCCAGCGCCTCACCGGCGCAGAGCATCTCGCCTTCTACGACAGCATCTCGCCCATCGTCGACGCCAGCACCATCGACATGGACAAGGTCTACTTCGCCGCGCGCTGGGACAAGGGCACCGCCGACTACATCAACTGCCCCTTCACCAAAGAAGAATACGAAGCCTTCATGGACGCCCTCGCCACCGCCGAAAAAATCGAGCAGAAGGCCTGGGAGCAACTTCCCACGGACGGCAGCGTCACCGCAGCGCCGGAGAAGTTGCAGTACTTCGAAGGCTGTCTCCCTATCGAAGAGACCGCCCGCCGTGGCCGCGACACGCTTCGCTTCGGTCCGATGAAGCCTGCAGGACTTACCAATCCCAAGACGGGCCGCTGGCCCTACGCCGCCGTGCAACTGCGGCAAGAGAACCTCCGCGCCGACAGCTACAACCTCGTCGGTTTTCAAAATTCCCTGAAGTACGGCGAACAGGCGCGCGTTCTGCGCATGATCCCCGGCCTTGAACACGCCACCTTCCTGCGCTACGGCCAGATCCACCGCAACACCTACCTCCACGCACCCTCGCTGCTCACAGAGACCCTCCAGCTCAAAGCCCATCCCGGAATCCTGATCGCGGGCCAACTCTCCGGCATTGAGGGCTATACCGAGTCCATCGCCTCGGGCCTGCTCGCGGGGCGCTATGCCGCCGCACTGGCTCGTGGCGAACAGCCCGAACCCGCGCCGCGACTCACCGCAAACGGCTCTCTGAGTTACTACATTACCCACGCCGAGCATAAGAAATTCCAGCCCGCGAATATCACCTTCGACCTGCTGCCGCCGCTCGAAGAAGAGCTGCGCAAGAAGATTCGCGACAAGAAAGAGCGCCACCGCATTCAGTGCGAACGCGCGCTGGAAGCGTGGGATACGTGGCTGGCAAAATAA
- a CDS encoding CDP-alcohol phosphatidyltransferase family protein, whose product MNAFRQFRATPNLLTMLRLFVLPFLVITILDGHWRAAFALLWLAGVSDGLDGLLARWLQQRTTLGQYLDPIADKLLLSTLFVVLTHVGLIPRYVTVLVFSRDLGILLIATLLFATNTLRDFRPSLLGKINTVVQILGVLTVMTCQVIPQSGLHDLKMLLLWAIALLAPVSAAEYAWIVIRRVQEPGAVAPPKA is encoded by the coding sequence GTGAATGCTTTTCGTCAATTCCGTGCCACGCCCAACCTGCTGACTATGCTGCGGTTGTTCGTTCTGCCGTTTCTGGTCATCACGATTCTCGACGGCCACTGGCGGGCGGCGTTTGCGCTGCTGTGGCTGGCCGGAGTGAGCGATGGGCTCGACGGTCTGCTGGCGCGCTGGTTGCAGCAGCGAACCACGCTCGGGCAGTATCTCGACCCCATCGCCGACAAGCTTTTGCTGAGTACGCTCTTTGTGGTGCTGACGCATGTGGGCCTGATTCCACGCTACGTGACGGTCCTGGTCTTTAGCCGCGACCTCGGGATTCTGCTGATCGCTACGTTATTGTTCGCCACCAATACGCTACGCGACTTCCGCCCGAGCCTGTTGGGCAAAATAAACACCGTCGTGCAGATCCTTGGGGTCTTGACGGTGATGACCTGCCAGGTAATTCCGCAGTCGGGGCTGCACGATCTGAAGATGTTGCTGCTCTGGGCTATCGCCCTGCTGGCGCCGGTTTCGGCCGCGGAGTATGCGTGGATCGTGATCCGGCGAGTACAAGAGCCGGGCGCGGTGGCTCCGCCGAAGGCATAA
- the rpmB gene encoding 50S ribosomal protein L28 has product MAQVCELCGKGPQFGNNISHAHNVTRRRWNPNLQSVKALTNGATKRVKVCTSCIKTGKVVKG; this is encoded by the coding sequence ATGGCACAGGTATGTGAGCTTTGCGGCAAAGGCCCGCAGTTCGGTAACAACATCTCGCACGCGCACAACGTCACCCGTCGGCGCTGGAACCCGAATCTTCAGTCGGTGAAGGCCCTTACCAACGGCGCGACCAAGCGCGTGAAGGTCTGCACCAGCTGCATCAAGACCGGCAAAGTCGTAAAAGGCTAA
- the msrB gene encoding peptide-methionine (R)-S-oxide reductase MsrB, with protein MPETTITGTKPAKIEKTDAEWRAILTPEQYHVMREKGTERPFTGVLTNNHDDGMYHCGACDAPLFTSETKFDSGCGWPSFYAPISSDAVTSHEDNSYGMRRIEITCATCGAHLGHVFPDGPKPTGQRFCINSASLAFEKKS; from the coding sequence ATGCCTGAAACCACCATCACCGGCACGAAGCCTGCAAAGATCGAAAAGACCGACGCGGAGTGGCGCGCCATCCTCACCCCGGAGCAGTACCATGTCATGCGCGAGAAGGGCACCGAACGCCCCTTTACCGGCGTACTGACCAATAATCACGACGATGGCATGTACCATTGCGGCGCCTGCGACGCTCCCCTTTTCACATCCGAAACCAAGTTCGACTCCGGCTGTGGCTGGCCAAGCTTCTATGCCCCCATCTCGTCGGACGCCGTTACATCCCACGAAGACAACAGCTACGGCATGCGCCGCATCGAGATCACCTGCGCCACCTGCGGGGCCCACCTCGGTCACGTCTTCCCCGACGGCCCTAAACCCACAGGGCAACGCTTCTGCATCAACTCAGCCTCACTGGCGTTCGAGAAAAAGAGCTAA
- a CDS encoding GNAT family N-acetyltransferase, with amino-acid sequence MIATEADLLRDGWGPAPRFTALIAAYDDAPAGFALYFTSYSTWLGHHGIRLEDLYVTPTLRGRGIGKALLAKLARIAIDEGCPRLEWDVLDWNESAIAVYHSIGAILQTEWRIMRLAGEPLHALAVQS; translated from the coding sequence GTGATCGCCACCGAAGCCGACCTGCTGCGCGACGGATGGGGACCGGCGCCACGCTTCACCGCGCTCATCGCCGCCTACGACGACGCCCCCGCAGGCTTCGCGCTGTACTTCACCAGCTACTCCACATGGCTCGGACATCACGGCATCCGGCTTGAAGACCTTTATGTAACGCCCACCCTGCGCGGACGCGGTATCGGCAAGGCTCTGCTGGCGAAGCTCGCACGAATCGCGATCGACGAGGGCTGCCCGCGCCTGGAATGGGACGTGCTCGACTGGAACGAATCGGCCATTGCGGTCTACCACAGCATCGGCGCAATCCTCCAGACCGAGTGGCGCATCATGCGGCTGGCAGGCGAGCCGCTACACGCATTGGCAGTACAGTCTTAG